ATGCATGGGCATGAAAGTGACATTAAAACCAATAAACATTAGCCAGAAATGGAGATGCCCAATTTTTTCACTCATCATCCTGCCGGTCATTTTAGGGAACCAGTAATACAGCCCTGCAGTAAGGCCAAAAATGCTTCCACCAAAAAGAACATAATGGAAGTGAGCGACAATGAAGTAGGTATCTTGTTGCTGCGTGTCTACGGGTACCGCGGCGTGCATAACCCCACTTAGGCCACCAAGCATGAACATGCTGATAAATCCAAGGCTAAACATTAGAGGTGTCCTATATTGAATAGTCCCCCCCCAAAGTGTTGCAAGCCAATTAAAGATTTTCACGCCCGTGGGGACACCAATAGCCATAGTTGCAGATGCGAACGCTGCAACTGCCCAAGCTCCGATTCCGGTAGTGAACATATGGTGAGCCCAAACGCCAAATCCCAAGAAAGCAATGACTGCGCCTGCAAATACAATAGTGGCATAGCCAAAAAGTGGTTTTCTCGAGAAGGTGGGGAGAATGTCGGACACAATACCCATTGCAGGAAGAATCAAAATGTAAACTTCAGGGTGACCAAACACCCAGAAGAGGTGCTGCCATAGCAAGGGATCAGCTCCTGCGCCGACAGTATCAAAGAAGTTCGTGTCAAAGAAGCGATCAAACATCAAAAGGGTAAGTGCAATCGTTAGCGGAGGGAATGCAAAAATAACCAAGAATGAAATAATGAGAGTCATCCATGCAAATACGGGCATTCGCATCAGGGTCATGCCCGGAGCTCGAAGATTAAGTATGGTTACAACGAAATTAAGACCCGCAGCTGTTGTGCCTATACCCATAATCTGCAAGCCAAGGACCCAGTAATCGGTACTGGCCGATAATGTATATTCACTAATTGTAAGGGGTGCGTACCCGAACCATCCCATGTCAGGGAAGGCGCCCACGAAGAAGCTAAAGTTCATGAGGAGCGCACCGA
The nucleotide sequence above comes from Dehalococcoidia bacterium. Encoded proteins:
- the ctaD gene encoding cytochrome c oxidase subunit I, which translates into the protein MAANLANLVNIGVIKRPVSTEGIWGWITTVDHKKIGILYGISAFIFFILGGIEALLMRVQLSSADSTFMDAGTYNSLFTMHGTTMVFMVVMPAGAAFFNFLIPLMIGARDVAFPRLNAFSYWLYLFGALLMNFSFFVGAFPDMGWFGYAPLTISEYTLSASTDYWVLGLQIMGIGTTAAGLNFVVTILNLRAPGMTLMRMPVFAWMTLIISFLVIFAFPPLTIALTLLMFDRFFDTNFFDTVGAGADPLLWQHLFWVFGHPEVYILILPAMGIVSDILPTFSRKPLFGYATIVFAGAVIAFLGFGVWAHHMFTTGIGAWAVAAFASATMAIGVPTGVKIFNWLATLWGGTIQYRTPLMFSLGFISMFMLGGLSGVMHAAVPVDTQQQDTYFIVAHFHYVLFGGSIFGLTAGLYYWFPKMTGRMMSEKIGHLHFWLMFIGFNVTFMPMHILGVLGMPRRIYTYTADQNWDDLNLFVSFGAFIIALSILVLIYNLIVSARSGAPSGMNPWQGATLEWSIPSPPHHYNFAVVPTVESLYPLWDEEANVVEPPELPEHGEPHMPSPSYWPLVLAFAATGIAAGLLIYDNYFWSGIAVMVGFGCLLFRGAYGWVFEPLTAEESEH